A genomic segment from Streptomyces sp. NBC_00459 encodes:
- a CDS encoding Zn-dependent alcohol dehydrogenase, whose product MRAAVLHEIGQDKLDVLDDVEAVGFGPGKVRVRIRATGLCHSDLSAMSGVLPQPAPFVPGHEGAGEILEVGEGVSHLKAGDRVVVCWLPACGACPACKRGQTELCLAGFMNAGTPNFRRPGGDIFGMAGTGTFAEEVVLDAGCAVPIPDDVPFDIAALIGCGVTTGLGAAINTADVQAGSSVAVIGCGGVGISAIQGARLQGAAEIVAVDPVLSRRESALKFGATKAVSPEELADAKQQLTGGEGFDYVFEVVGRSTTARTAYDTTRRGGTMVVVGAGAMDDNLQLNMFELFFDEKRILPSMYGGGDVLRSYERTIALWRAGRVDLAGLITHRVPLAGINEALDQMRTGTALRTCIEI is encoded by the coding sequence ATGCGCGCAGCCGTACTGCACGAGATCGGGCAGGACAAGCTCGACGTCCTGGACGACGTCGAGGCCGTGGGTTTCGGCCCTGGCAAGGTGAGGGTCCGGATACGGGCCACCGGGCTGTGCCACTCGGACCTCTCCGCGATGAGCGGTGTACTGCCGCAGCCGGCGCCCTTCGTCCCCGGCCACGAAGGCGCCGGCGAGATCCTCGAAGTCGGGGAGGGCGTAAGCCACTTGAAGGCCGGTGACCGGGTCGTCGTCTGCTGGCTGCCCGCCTGCGGCGCGTGTCCGGCGTGCAAGCGCGGCCAGACCGAGCTGTGTCTCGCCGGGTTCATGAACGCGGGCACCCCCAACTTCCGGCGCCCCGGCGGCGACATCTTCGGCATGGCAGGCACCGGCACCTTCGCCGAGGAGGTCGTCCTCGACGCCGGCTGTGCCGTGCCCATCCCCGACGACGTACCCTTCGACATCGCCGCCCTCATCGGCTGCGGGGTGACCACCGGACTCGGCGCGGCCATCAACACCGCTGATGTGCAAGCCGGTTCGTCGGTCGCCGTCATCGGCTGCGGAGGCGTCGGCATCTCCGCGATCCAGGGCGCGCGGCTCCAGGGCGCCGCCGAGATCGTCGCCGTCGATCCGGTGCTCTCGCGCCGGGAGTCCGCGCTCAAGTTCGGTGCCACGAAGGCCGTTTCACCGGAAGAGCTGGCCGACGCCAAGCAACAGCTCACCGGCGGCGAGGGGTTCGACTACGTCTTCGAGGTCGTCGGCCGCTCCACCACCGCCCGCACCGCCTACGACACCACCCGACGCGGCGGCACCATGGTCGTCGTCGGCGCGGGCGCCATGGACGACAACCTCCAACTCAACATGTTCGAGCTGTTCTTCGACGAGAAGCGCATCCTGCCGTCCATGTACGGCGGCGGCGACGTCCTGCGGTCCTACGAGCGCACGATCGCCCTCTGGCGCGCCGGACGCGTCGACCTCGCGGGCCTCATCACCCACCGCGTACCGCTCGCCGGCATCAACGAGGCCCTCGACCAGATGCGCACGGGAACCGCGCTGCGTACCTGCATCGAGATCTGA
- a CDS encoding sensor histidine kinase yields MFWMREAACQVSEWRAERARWRSDMARYKAARRAARKSGERMPEDPGPPPTGFALLPWLLMGMGSFSNLLQGRTPLPWIGAMGLLTFNSLYIYVTFRAFAKTTRDARSTRVALVVMGAVTCALAIVYGGSWLYFFPLLGLATGAVMRGPWLGRTGLALTALAATVSSVREGWDALNVAYGTFLSTMVTAAILSLTEAVRELRAAREELARRAVEEERLRFSRDLHDLLGHTLSVIVVKSEAARRLAPRNMDAALLQITDIESVGRQALTEIREAVTGYRQGSLATELDRADSVLTAAAVTPVIHRSGPPLPSPTEALLGWVVREAVTNVLRHSGATRCEITVEGSGLEGARERVRLTVADNGTGVTPPAGPAQPGIGGTGLKGLTERLAAAGGSLSAGPMPRGGFLVTAELPDLATETPPIASPASTSLPSASPASTSPASSSQVDPGIRPTLTP; encoded by the coding sequence ATGTTCTGGATGCGAGAGGCCGCCTGCCAGGTGAGCGAGTGGCGGGCCGAGCGGGCGCGCTGGCGGTCGGACATGGCGCGGTACAAGGCCGCTCGGCGGGCCGCGCGGAAGTCGGGCGAACGGATGCCGGAGGACCCGGGCCCGCCGCCCACCGGATTCGCCCTGCTGCCCTGGCTGCTGATGGGCATGGGCTCCTTCTCCAACCTCCTCCAGGGCCGGACCCCGCTGCCCTGGATCGGCGCGATGGGCCTGCTCACCTTCAACTCCCTCTACATCTACGTCACGTTCCGCGCCTTCGCGAAGACGACGCGGGACGCCAGGTCGACGCGGGTGGCGCTCGTCGTCATGGGCGCGGTGACCTGCGCGCTGGCGATCGTCTACGGAGGCAGCTGGCTGTACTTCTTCCCGCTGCTCGGGCTGGCCACGGGCGCGGTGATGCGGGGCCCGTGGCTGGGCCGCACCGGACTCGCGCTCACCGCCCTCGCGGCGACGGTCTCCTCGGTCCGGGAGGGCTGGGACGCGCTGAACGTGGCGTACGGGACGTTCCTGTCCACCATGGTGACGGCGGCGATCCTGTCCCTGACCGAGGCCGTACGTGAACTGCGGGCGGCGCGTGAGGAGTTGGCGCGCCGCGCGGTCGAGGAGGAACGGCTGCGGTTCTCCCGCGACCTGCACGACCTGCTGGGCCACACCCTGTCGGTGATCGTGGTGAAGTCGGAGGCGGCCCGGCGGCTGGCGCCCCGGAACATGGACGCGGCCCTGCTCCAGATCACGGACATCGAGTCGGTGGGCCGCCAGGCCCTGACGGAGATCCGCGAGGCGGTGACCGGCTACCGGCAGGGCAGCCTGGCCACGGAACTGGACCGGGCGGACTCCGTCCTGACGGCGGCGGCCGTCACCCCGGTGATCCACCGCTCGGGCCCGCCCCTGCCGTCGCCGACGGAGGCGCTGCTGGGGTGGGTGGTACGGGAGGCGGTCACGAACGTCCTCAGGCACAGCGGAGCCACCCGCTGCGAGATCACGGTGGAAGGTTCGGGGCTGGAGGGCGCGAGGGAACGGGTGCGGCTGACAGTCGCGGACAACGGGACCGGTGTGACGCCGCCCGCGGGGCCGGCGCAGCCAGGTATCGGCGGCACGGGACTCAAGGGGCTGACGGAGCGCCTCGCGGCAGCAGGAGGCTCACTGTCGGCGGGCCCGATGCCCCGGGGCGGGTTCCTGGTGACGGCCGAACTGCCCGACCTGGCGACCGAAACGCCTCCCATCGCTTCCCCGGCCTCCACATCGCTTCCCTCCGCCTCTCCGGCCTCCACATCTCCGGCCTCTTCTTCCCAGGTCGATCCCGGTATCCGCCCTACCCTTACCCCGTGA
- a CDS encoding class I SAM-dependent methyltransferase: protein MTVAAPKPEILAAFEAAKGFMPAGEGLALYGAAVEAGALGLPLLEVGTYCGRSTILLADAARAAGVIAVTVDHHRGSEEQQPGWDYHDPETVDPELGVMDTLPLFRRTLNTSGLEDHVIAVVGRSPQVARIWNSPLGLVFIDGGHTDEHATADYEGWAPHVAEGGLLLIHDVFPDPEDEFTGQAPYRVYLRALASGAFTEISATDSLRVLRRTGAGV, encoded by the coding sequence ATGACCGTGGCAGCGCCCAAGCCCGAGATTCTGGCCGCTTTCGAGGCTGCCAAGGGGTTCATGCCCGCCGGTGAGGGACTCGCGCTGTACGGGGCCGCCGTGGAGGCGGGAGCGCTCGGGCTGCCGTTGCTGGAGGTCGGTACGTACTGCGGGCGTTCCACGATCCTGCTCGCCGACGCGGCCCGCGCGGCCGGGGTCATCGCGGTCACCGTCGATCATCACCGGGGCAGCGAGGAGCAGCAGCCGGGGTGGGACTACCACGACCCGGAGACCGTCGACCCGGAACTCGGTGTCATGGACACCCTTCCGCTCTTCCGGCGCACCCTGAACACCTCCGGGCTGGAGGACCACGTGATCGCGGTCGTCGGGCGTTCGCCGCAGGTGGCGCGGATCTGGAACTCGCCGCTCGGGCTCGTCTTCATCGACGGCGGGCACACCGACGAGCACGCCACCGCCGACTACGAGGGCTGGGCCCCGCACGTCGCCGAGGGCGGCCTCCTCCTCATCCACGACGTCTTCCCCGACCCCGAGGACGAGTTCACCGGCCAGGCGCCCTACCGCGTCTACCTCCGCGCCCTCGCCTCCGGCGCCTTCACCGAGATCTCCGCGACCGACTCGCTGCGCGTCCTGCGGCGAACGGGAGCCGGAGTCTGA
- a CDS encoding 3-oxoacyl-ACP reductase, producing MSQPLEGLAAIVTGAGRGLGRVEALELARLGAAVVVNDYGQPGRDGSGEASATPAEEVAAEIRAAGGTATAHTGDVADHQQARELVELAIAEFGKLDILVNNAGILRDRMVFSMSEGEWDAVIRVHLKGHFNTTHFAAAHWRQRAKATGAPVYGRIVNTSSEAFLAGSAGQPNYAAAKGGIVGLTTSTALALAKYGVTANAICPRARTRMTEDVFQGFEQPDAGLDPLAPEHVAPLVGYLASPAAEHVNGQLLVVHGGMVAVVERPRVAAKFDSKQDTFTYDELDALLTPHYAQRPAGETFAAAEVLGLKRG from the coding sequence CTGTCGCAGCCGCTTGAGGGACTTGCCGCGATCGTGACGGGCGCGGGGCGCGGTCTCGGCCGGGTCGAGGCGCTGGAACTGGCCCGGCTCGGCGCGGCCGTCGTCGTCAACGACTACGGGCAGCCCGGCCGGGACGGCTCCGGCGAGGCGTCCGCCACCCCAGCCGAGGAGGTCGCCGCCGAGATCCGCGCGGCGGGCGGTACGGCGACCGCCCACACCGGAGACGTCGCCGATCACCAACAGGCGCGTGAACTGGTCGAGTTGGCGATCGCCGAGTTCGGCAAGCTGGACATCCTCGTCAACAACGCGGGCATCCTGCGCGACCGTATGGTCTTCTCCATGTCGGAGGGGGAGTGGGACGCCGTCATACGGGTCCACCTCAAGGGGCACTTCAACACGACCCACTTCGCCGCCGCGCACTGGCGGCAGCGCGCGAAGGCGACCGGCGCACCGGTGTACGGGCGGATCGTGAACACGTCCTCGGAGGCGTTTCTCGCCGGTTCGGCGGGACAGCCCAACTACGCCGCCGCGAAAGGCGGAATCGTCGGGCTGACCACCTCCACGGCCCTCGCCCTCGCCAAGTACGGCGTGACGGCGAACGCCATCTGCCCACGCGCCCGGACACGTATGACCGAGGACGTCTTCCAGGGCTTCGAGCAGCCCGACGCCGGCCTCGATCCTCTCGCTCCCGAGCATGTCGCTCCGCTCGTCGGCTACCTGGCCTCCCCGGCCGCCGAACACGTCAACGGACAGCTGCTCGTCGTCCACGGCGGGATGGTCGCCGTCGTCGAACGCCCGCGGGTGGCCGCCAAGTTCGACAGCAAGCAGGACACCTTCACCTACGACGAACTGGACGCTCTCCTCACCCCGCACTACGCGCAGCGACCCGCCGGGGAGACGTTCGCGGCGGCGGAGGTACTCGGTCTCAAGCGCGGCTGA
- a CDS encoding N-acetylmuramoyl-L-alanine amidase, producing the protein MSYAGPGFEPPQPPRSSLRRPLAVALAVLVLGGTGGWFVWGAVADDGGDRTRQLESGGYTPLSPIEPPALATPGQPATPLAGKVVVIDPGHNPGNFKHPAEIARKVNIGTNSKECDTTGTATNSGYTEAEFTLDVARRLRTVLEQQGATVKFTQDGDRSDYAFGPCVDERARIGNAAHADAVVSIHADGSTQGNRGFHVILPGSVHEGAADTRPIVASSRLLGEDIKAGFISATGSAPSNYIGGGTGLDTRTDLGGLNLSTVPKVFIECGNMRDSKDAALLTSGTWRQEAAQGISEGIVSFLRGS; encoded by the coding sequence GTGTCCTACGCAGGCCCCGGCTTCGAGCCGCCCCAGCCCCCTCGTTCCTCTCTGCGCCGTCCGCTGGCCGTCGCCCTCGCCGTGCTGGTGCTGGGCGGGACCGGCGGGTGGTTCGTCTGGGGGGCCGTCGCCGACGACGGAGGTGATCGCACGAGGCAGCTCGAGTCCGGCGGCTATACGCCCTTGTCGCCGATCGAACCGCCGGCCCTGGCCACGCCCGGCCAACCCGCGACTCCCCTGGCGGGCAAGGTCGTCGTCATCGACCCCGGACACAATCCCGGGAACTTCAAGCACCCGGCGGAGATCGCCCGCAAGGTGAACATCGGTACGAACTCGAAGGAGTGCGACACCACCGGTACCGCCACCAACAGCGGTTACACGGAGGCCGAGTTCACCCTCGATGTCGCGCGGCGGCTGCGGACGGTCCTCGAACAGCAGGGCGCCACCGTGAAGTTCACGCAGGACGGCGACCGCTCCGACTACGCCTTCGGGCCCTGCGTCGACGAGCGCGCCCGGATCGGGAACGCCGCGCACGCCGACGCCGTCGTCTCCATCCATGCCGACGGGAGCACTCAGGGCAACCGCGGGTTCCATGTGATCCTGCCGGGGTCGGTGCACGAAGGGGCCGCGGACACCCGGCCGATCGTCGCCTCCTCCCGGCTGCTCGGCGAGGACATCAAAGCCGGATTCATCAGCGCGACGGGCTCCGCGCCCTCCAACTACATCGGTGGCGGTACCGGCCTGGACACCCGCACGGACCTCGGCGGTCTCAATCTGTCAACGGTTCCGAAGGTGTTCATCGAGTGCGGCAACATGCGCGACAGCAAGGACGCCGCCCTTCTGACCAGCGGGACTTGGCGCCAGGAGGCCGCACAGGGGATCTCCGAGGGAATCGTGAGTTTTCTGCGCGGGTCGTGA
- a CDS encoding LLM class F420-dependent oxidoreductase: MRLGLALGYWGRGPSPHHVPLAQEAERLGYDSVWTAESWGSDAFTPLTWIAAQTSRIKLGTAVAQMAARSPTTTAMHALTLDHLSGGRVMLGLGLSGPQVVEGWYGRPFPKSPLTATREYVDVVRQVLRREAPVELDGRFHPLPYAGPDGTGIGKPLKSITHPLRAELPVLLGAEGPKNIAQTARIADGWLPLYWSPLRAEAYEEPLRGAREGFLVAPMAQARVCADVSEGLLPVKTMLGFYIGGMGHAARNFHADLMARMGYEEEARRIQELFLAGRREEAVLAVPDAFADEISLVGPRERIAERLELWRKGPVTDLLVLSPDPHTLRVLAELNS; the protein is encoded by the coding sequence ATGCGGCTCGGTCTCGCGCTCGGCTACTGGGGTCGTGGCCCCTCCCCGCACCACGTACCGCTCGCCCAGGAGGCCGAACGGCTCGGCTACGACTCCGTGTGGACCGCCGAGTCCTGGGGCTCGGACGCGTTCACCCCGCTGACCTGGATCGCGGCACAGACCTCAAGGATCAAGCTGGGTACGGCGGTTGCCCAGATGGCGGCCCGCTCGCCGACGACCACCGCGATGCACGCCCTCACCCTCGACCATCTCTCCGGCGGACGTGTCATGCTCGGGCTCGGGCTGTCCGGCCCGCAGGTCGTCGAGGGCTGGTACGGGCGCCCGTTCCCGAAGTCGCCGCTCACCGCGACCCGGGAGTACGTGGACGTCGTACGCCAGGTCCTCAGGCGCGAGGCCCCCGTTGAGCTGGATGGGCGCTTCCACCCGCTGCCGTACGCCGGGCCGGACGGTACGGGAATCGGCAAGCCGCTGAAGTCGATCACCCATCCCCTGCGCGCCGAACTCCCCGTCCTGCTCGGTGCGGAGGGGCCGAAGAACATCGCCCAGACGGCCCGTATCGCCGACGGCTGGCTGCCCCTGTACTGGTCCCCGCTGCGGGCCGAGGCGTACGAGGAGCCACTGAGGGGGGCCAGGGAAGGGTTCCTGGTCGCGCCCATGGCGCAGGCCCGCGTCTGCGCCGACGTCTCCGAAGGGCTGCTGCCCGTCAAGACGATGCTCGGCTTCTACATCGGCGGGATGGGGCACGCGGCCCGCAACTTCCACGCCGATCTGATGGCACGCATGGGGTACGAGGAGGAGGCCCGACGGATCCAGGAGCTCTTCCTGGCCGGTCGGCGCGAGGAGGCCGTGCTCGCCGTGCCGGACGCCTTCGCCGACGAGATCTCACTCGTCGGACCGCGTGAACGCATCGCGGAGCGGCTGGAGTTGTGGCGCAAGGGGCCGGTGACGGACCTGCTCGTCCTCTCCCCCGACCCGCACACCCTGCGCGTGCTCGCCGAACTCAACTCCTGA
- a CDS encoding response regulator transcription factor, with translation MPRDHRPSKSIRVLLAEDQQMMRGALALLLGMEPDIEVVAQVATGDAIVDAVLLRRPDVALLDIELPGMSGLDAAAQLRDEAPDCRVLILTTFGRPGYLRRAMEAGAAGFLVKDGPVEELAAAIRRVLTGETVIDPALAAAALSAGPNPLTARECEVLNASADGATVSDVAGKLHLSESTVRNYLSAAIGKTGTRNRMEAVREARQQGWL, from the coding sequence ATGCCCCGGGATCACCGTCCCTCGAAGTCCATCAGGGTCCTCCTCGCCGAGGACCAGCAGATGATGCGGGGCGCTCTCGCCCTGTTGCTCGGGATGGAGCCGGACATCGAGGTCGTCGCCCAGGTCGCGACCGGTGACGCCATCGTCGACGCGGTGCTGCTGCGCCGGCCGGACGTGGCGCTCCTCGACATCGAGCTGCCCGGCATGAGCGGGCTGGACGCCGCCGCTCAGCTCCGCGACGAGGCCCCGGACTGCCGGGTGCTGATCCTGACCACCTTCGGGCGCCCCGGTTATCTGCGCCGCGCCATGGAGGCGGGGGCCGCCGGTTTCCTCGTCAAGGACGGGCCCGTGGAGGAGTTGGCGGCGGCGATCCGCCGGGTGCTGACCGGGGAGACGGTCATCGACCCGGCACTTGCCGCGGCTGCGCTCAGCGCCGGGCCCAATCCGCTGACGGCGCGGGAGTGCGAGGTGCTGAACGCTTCGGCGGACGGGGCGACGGTCTCCGATGTCGCCGGCAAGCTGCATCTCTCCGAGTCGACGGTCCGCAACTATCTGTCGGCGGCCATCGGGAAGACGGGGACCCGCAATCGGATGGAGGCGGTGAGGGAGGCACGGCAGCAGGGGTGGCTGTAG
- a CDS encoding MaoC/PaaZ C-terminal domain-containing protein, which produces MPIDAAKAVAAEPRSAEIAWGRKDVQLYHLGIGAGVPATDPGELRYTLESRLHVLPSFATVAGNDSPDVISGLSMPGVDVDLAHVLHGGQSIEVHRPIPVEGKARATGSIAAVYDKGSAAILVMRTEVADAEGPLWTSDAQIFVRGEGGWGGDRGPSNRLPAPDTEPTKVVERTVREDQALLYRLSGDWNPLHADPDFAARAGFERPILHGLCTYGMTLKAVVDTVLGGDVGRVRAYRTRFAGVVFPGETLRIRMWTHEPDRVQVSVTAVEREDAPVLADTVVEHA; this is translated from the coding sequence ATGCCCATTGACGCCGCCAAGGCCGTCGCCGCCGAACCCCGGTCCGCAGAGATCGCCTGGGGTCGCAAGGACGTCCAGCTCTACCACCTCGGTATCGGCGCCGGCGTCCCCGCGACCGACCCCGGTGAGCTGCGCTACACCCTCGAATCCCGGCTGCATGTCCTGCCCAGCTTCGCCACCGTCGCCGGCAACGACTCCCCGGATGTGATCAGCGGCCTCTCCATGCCGGGCGTCGACGTCGACCTCGCGCATGTCCTGCACGGCGGCCAGAGCATCGAAGTGCACCGCCCGATCCCGGTCGAAGGGAAGGCGCGCGCCACCGGGAGCATCGCCGCCGTGTACGACAAGGGCAGCGCGGCGATCCTCGTCATGCGCACCGAAGTCGCCGACGCCGAGGGGCCGTTGTGGACGAGCGACGCGCAGATCTTCGTACGGGGAGAGGGCGGCTGGGGAGGCGACCGAGGGCCTTCGAACCGGCTCCCGGCGCCCGACACCGAGCCCACCAAGGTCGTCGAGCGGACCGTCCGGGAGGACCAGGCGCTGCTCTACCGGCTCTCCGGCGACTGGAACCCGCTGCACGCCGACCCCGACTTCGCCGCCCGCGCCGGGTTCGAGCGGCCCATCCTGCACGGGCTGTGCACCTACGGCATGACGCTCAAGGCGGTCGTCGACACGGTGCTCGGCGGGGACGTCGGCCGGGTCCGCGCCTACCGCACCCGCTTCGCCGGGGTCGTGTTCCCCGGGGAGACCCTCCGCATCCGGATGTGGACACACGAACCGGATCGCGTCCAGGTGTCGGTCACCGCCGTCGAGCGGGAGGACGCGCCCGTACTGGCCGACACGGTCGTCGAACACGCATGA
- a CDS encoding MFS transporter, with translation MTHTTTDRTTGDTGGTGRTGGAIVPVLAFAGIVVAVMQTLLVPVIKDLPQLLSTSPSNATWVLTSTLLSGAVATPIMGRLGDLYGKRRMLITSLSVMVVGALVSALTSDLLTMIAGRTLQGFAMGAIPLGIGLMRDMLPREKLPSAMALMSSSIGVGGGLALPLAALIAQHSDWHALFYGAAGLGALAIALTLLVVPESDMRAEGTFDVLGAIGLSVGLVLFLLPITKGSDWGWTSATTLGLFGASAVVLVLWGVLELRLKAPLVDLRTTARPAVLFTNLASIMVGVSFYVVSLVLPQLLQLPTSTGYGLGQSMVMAGLIVAPLGLTMMFTAPVYARLSAKYGPKVTLILGLLIIAIGYGAGLGLMSAAWQSLVIAVVLGAGIGLAYSSLPALIVGAVPASETGAANGLNTLMRSIGTSVSSAVVGMVLANTADHVGGVAIPTMHGFRVSFLIATGAVVVGLLLALFLPGRRPANKPQLRASSEEVAALDSGFRGRVLGADGSPVARAKVTLIDRRGRQAGATLSGDDGSYALAVPAQGAYVLAARASGHGPLASSATHAGVGGTVDVDLSLPGETVSA, from the coding sequence ATGACGCACACGACGACCGACCGGACCACCGGAGACACCGGTGGAACCGGCAGAACGGGCGGGGCCATAGTCCCGGTGCTCGCCTTCGCGGGCATCGTTGTCGCGGTCATGCAGACCCTGCTCGTCCCCGTCATCAAGGACCTCCCCCAGCTGCTGAGCACCTCGCCCAGCAACGCCACCTGGGTGCTGACCTCGACGCTTCTCTCCGGAGCCGTGGCCACGCCGATCATGGGGCGGCTCGGCGACCTGTACGGCAAGCGGCGCATGCTGATCACCAGCCTCTCCGTGATGGTCGTCGGCGCCCTCGTCAGCGCGCTCACCAGCGACCTGCTGACCATGATCGCGGGCCGTACGCTCCAGGGCTTCGCCATGGGTGCCATCCCCCTCGGCATCGGCCTGATGCGCGACATGCTGCCCCGCGAGAAGCTCCCCTCGGCGATGGCCCTGATGAGCTCCTCCATCGGCGTCGGCGGCGGCCTCGCCCTCCCGCTCGCCGCGTTGATCGCCCAGCACTCCGACTGGCACGCCCTCTTCTACGGCGCCGCCGGCCTCGGCGCCCTCGCCATCGCCCTCACCCTGCTCGTCGTACCCGAGTCCGACATGCGCGCCGAGGGCACCTTCGACGTACTCGGGGCCATCGGACTCTCCGTCGGCCTCGTCCTCTTCCTCCTCCCGATCACCAAGGGCAGCGACTGGGGCTGGACCTCCGCCACCACGCTCGGCCTGTTCGGCGCGTCCGCCGTCGTACTCGTCCTGTGGGGCGTGCTGGAGCTGCGTCTGAAGGCCCCGCTGGTGGACCTGCGCACCACCGCCCGGCCCGCCGTCCTCTTCACCAACCTCGCCTCGATCATGGTCGGCGTCTCCTTCTACGTCGTCTCGCTCGTCCTGCCCCAGCTCCTCCAGCTGCCCACCTCCACCGGCTACGGCCTCGGCCAGTCCATGGTCATGGCAGGCCTGATCGTGGCGCCGCTCGGCCTGACGATGATGTTCACGGCCCCCGTCTACGCCCGTCTCTCCGCCAAGTACGGCCCCAAGGTCACCCTGATCCTCGGTCTGCTGATCATCGCGATCGGCTACGGCGCCGGCCTCGGCCTGATGAGCGCCGCGTGGCAGTCCCTGGTCATCGCTGTCGTCCTGGGCGCGGGCATCGGGCTCGCCTACTCCTCGCTCCCCGCCCTGATCGTCGGCGCGGTCCCGGCCTCCGAGACCGGCGCGGCCAACGGCCTCAACACCCTCATGCGGTCCATCGGTACGTCCGTGTCGAGCGCCGTCGTCGGCATGGTGCTCGCCAACACCGCGGACCATGTGGGCGGCGTCGCGATCCCCACGATGCACGGGTTCCGGGTCTCCTTCCTGATCGCCACGGGCGCGGTCGTGGTCGGGCTGCTGCTCGCCCTGTTCCTGCCGGGGCGGCGCCCGGCGAACAAGCCGCAGCTGCGCGCGAGCAGCGAAGAGGTCGCCGCGCTCGACTCCGGGTTCCGTGGGCGGGTGCTGGGTGCGGATGGCAGTCCGGTCGCCCGTGCCAAGGTCACGTTGATCGACCGGCGGGGGCGTCAGGCGGGCGCCACCTTGTCGGGGGATGACGGCAGCTACGCGCTTGCTGTCCCGGCGCAGGGTGCGTATGTCCTGGCCGCGCGGGCCTCCGGCCATGGGCCGCTTGCGTCGTCCGCGACCCATGCGGGTGTCGGCGGGACGGTCGATGTCGACCTGTCCCTGCCTGGGGAGACTGTCAGCGCGTAG
- a CDS encoding SigE family RNA polymerase sigma factor: protein MGERDRKTARDEEFQSFVVGRWPRLLRTAFLLTGEQHAAEDLVQSTLEQVYVAWRRVGSADDPDAYVRRMMINAHARKHRRRLKEFLAPRDDEGPARELPDTGDHIARADDRGALLKALAQLPPRQREAVVLRYWEDLTETQAAQAMGCSVGAVKSSAARGIAKLRAIPGLVETVTHGGRK, encoded by the coding sequence ATGGGGGAACGGGATCGGAAGACGGCTCGGGACGAGGAGTTCCAGAGCTTCGTCGTCGGCCGCTGGCCACGGCTGCTGCGTACGGCGTTTCTGCTCACGGGGGAGCAGCACGCGGCGGAGGACCTGGTCCAGTCGACGCTGGAACAGGTCTATGTGGCCTGGCGGAGAGTCGGTTCGGCCGATGACCCGGATGCGTATGTGCGGCGCATGATGATCAACGCGCACGCCCGCAAGCACCGCAGGCGGCTCAAGGAGTTCCTGGCGCCGAGGGACGACGAGGGGCCGGCGCGCGAGCTGCCCGACACCGGCGACCACATCGCCAGGGCCGACGACCGCGGGGCGCTGCTCAAGGCGCTGGCCCAGTTGCCGCCCCGGCAGCGGGAAGCGGTGGTGCTGCGGTACTGGGAGGACCTGACCGAGACGCAGGCCGCACAGGCGATGGGCTGCTCGGTGGGCGCGGTGAAGAGCAGCGCGGCCAGGGGGATCGCGAAACTCCGCGCCATACCGGGCCTGGTGGAGACGGTGACACACGGAGGGCGGAAGTGA